One Rhizobiales bacterium GAS188 DNA window includes the following coding sequences:
- a CDS encoding Choline dehydrogenase codes for MTIDYIVTGAGPAGCAIAARLSEDPTVTVLLIEAGGSDRHPFFHMPAGFAKMTKGIASWGWSTVPQKHLDGRVLRYTQAKVIGGGSSINAQVYARGNAKDYDSWAYDHRCSGWSFAQLLPYFKRAEDNQRFVDDYHAAGGPIGVSMPVNPLPISEAFIRAAQQFGMPYNPDFNGARQEGVGHYQVTVRNARRSSAAGGYLRPIRDRRNLTIRTGAMATRIVVEQGRAVGVEIVEAGRKSILRCEREVLVTSGAIGSPRLLLLSGIGPADHLNSVGVDVVHDLPGVGQNLQDHLDLYAIAECSGDHTYDNYAKLHRTLWAGAQYILFKNGPVASTLFETGGFWYADRSARSPDIQFHLGLGSGIEAGVPKLNNPGLTLNSSFLRPRSRGTVRLRSGNPSEHPLIDPNYWADPYDRAMSLEGLRMARDILRQKALEPFLIAERQPGPEAVSEQDLAEYAFRSCKTDHHPSGTCRMGVDAMAVVSPDLKLRGLEGLRVCDSSIMPAIPSSNTNAPTLMIGEKAADLIAGKPPLPAVNLKPERATSQA; via the coding sequence ATGACGATCGACTACATCGTCACAGGCGCGGGACCGGCCGGCTGCGCCATCGCGGCTCGGCTGAGCGAAGATCCGACGGTCACAGTGCTGCTGATCGAGGCCGGCGGCAGCGATCGCCATCCCTTCTTCCACATGCCGGCGGGCTTCGCCAAGATGACGAAGGGCATCGCCAGCTGGGGCTGGTCGACCGTGCCGCAGAAGCACCTCGACGGGCGGGTGCTCCGCTACACGCAAGCCAAGGTCATCGGCGGCGGCTCCTCGATCAACGCCCAGGTCTATGCGCGCGGCAACGCCAAGGACTATGACAGCTGGGCCTATGACCATCGCTGCAGCGGCTGGAGTTTTGCGCAGCTGCTGCCCTACTTCAAGCGGGCCGAGGATAATCAGCGCTTCGTCGATGACTACCACGCGGCCGGAGGACCGATCGGTGTCTCGATGCCGGTCAACCCGCTGCCGATCAGCGAGGCCTTCATCCGGGCGGCGCAGCAATTTGGCATGCCCTATAACCCCGACTTCAACGGGGCGCGGCAGGAGGGTGTCGGTCATTATCAGGTGACGGTCAGGAATGCGCGGCGATCCTCGGCGGCGGGCGGCTATCTCAGGCCGATCCGCGATCGGCGGAACCTGACCATTCGCACCGGCGCCATGGCCACCCGGATCGTGGTGGAGCAGGGCCGGGCGGTGGGTGTCGAGATCGTCGAAGCCGGGCGAAAGTCCATCCTGCGCTGCGAGCGCGAGGTCCTGGTGACGTCTGGCGCCATCGGTTCGCCACGCCTGCTGCTGCTCTCCGGCATCGGGCCCGCCGATCACCTCAACTCCGTCGGCGTCGATGTCGTGCATGACCTACCGGGCGTCGGCCAGAACCTGCAGGATCATCTGGACCTCTACGCCATCGCCGAATGCAGCGGCGACCACACCTATGACAATTACGCCAAGCTGCACCGCACCCTATGGGCCGGTGCGCAATACATTTTGTTCAAGAACGGGCCGGTCGCCTCGACCCTCTTCGAGACGGGCGGTTTCTGGTACGCCGACAGATCGGCCAGATCGCCCGATATCCAGTTCCATCTCGGCCTCGGCTCCGGCATCGAAGCGGGCGTGCCGAAGCTGAACAACCCGGGTCTTACGCTCAATTCCTCCTTCCTGCGTCCGCGTTCTCGCGGAACCGTGCGGCTGAGATCCGGCAACCCGTCGGAGCATCCTCTGATCGACCCGAATTATTGGGCGGACCCCTATGACCGCGCCATGTCGCTCGAAGGCTTGCGCATGGCGCGCGACATCCTGCGGCAAAAGGCGCTCGAGCCTTTCCTCATCGCCGAGCGACAGCCGGGACCGGAGGCGGTGAGCGAACAGGATCTGGCCGAATACGCCTTCCGCAGCTGCAAGACGGACCATCATCCGTCCGGAACCTGCCGGATGGGCGTCGATGCTATGGCGGTGGTGTCCCCCGATTTGAAGCTGCGCGGCCTCGAAGGCCTGCGCGTCTGCGATTCGTCGATCATGCCGGCGATCCCTTCGTCGAACACCAATGCGCCGACCCTGATGATCGGTGAGAAGGCGGCCGACCTGATCGCCGGCAAGCCGCCTTTGCCGGCTGTCAATCTGAAGCCCGAAAGGGCGACAAGTCAGGCCTGA